From a single Lewinella sp. LCG006 genomic region:
- a CDS encoding ATP-binding protein, with the protein MWLEYHEAKSDSAKIATLSALASGYAFVNLDSAFTLGELALTQAKSGKFKYLEGNAYVSIGEVYDISGKFEPALENINKGLAIFEQIKSDKGLARAYNARGLARLYGGRNLIEAAKDFETSKNLSIAINDKVQLAKIGHNLGQIYHREENYPGALANYLLARNLKDSLLLLKHPEITIRDMITTYNNLGAFYKTIYQFEKARETLKKGLDITPEEDFRRRSVLLYTLATVEERDSNYTEALDYLKESIAFAKKGNFTADMPNIYDVMGQSYLMLKSREAAKEHFQLALDILNTTNPNPNVKVGVLAHQGEFFFQEGRYFEAIANSEEAFSIVNANDNIDKENIRDAHDIYAKAAEALGDFKLAVFHLKAYSKLIKEIESIEHKKQYVGLQAIHDVQFAEQRHQQELLELELALSKKWVFWLTIAVIVALILALLFAIAKRRETKAKKKVIVINEELESKNIELASSNQKLGLANSKLSQFSFATGHDLKESLRNITSFTQLASIELAENPPQAQLHLQEAATSGKRMRKMLDDLLHYSNLGGNDTAISRFPLDEAISSVKQQLKTEIEEARGDVILTTPATLKANRTEVEQIFFNLVHNAINYQAPGNEPRITIKLEEREKQIIFMVCDNGIGIPAEHQHDIFKPFFRLHNRSKSGSGLGLSICKTIVESYDGKIWYEAAGESGSCFCFTLPKSEPKAQLNPNLFIP; encoded by the coding sequence ATGTGGCTGGAGTATCACGAAGCTAAAAGTGATTCTGCCAAGATTGCCACCCTTTCTGCACTAGCCAGTGGGTATGCCTTTGTCAATTTAGATTCTGCCTTTACCTTAGGAGAACTGGCACTCACACAAGCCAAATCGGGCAAGTTCAAATACCTCGAAGGCAATGCTTATGTATCCATTGGTGAGGTTTATGATATTAGCGGAAAGTTTGAACCTGCACTGGAAAACATCAATAAGGGTCTTGCGATTTTCGAGCAAATCAAAAGCGATAAAGGCTTGGCCAGAGCCTACAACGCAAGGGGGCTGGCTCGCCTTTATGGAGGTCGGAATTTAATTGAAGCAGCGAAAGATTTCGAAACCTCCAAAAACCTTTCTATTGCGATCAATGACAAGGTGCAATTAGCAAAAATAGGCCATAACCTGGGGCAGATTTATCATAGAGAAGAAAACTACCCCGGCGCACTGGCCAATTACCTGCTTGCACGCAATCTTAAAGACAGCCTCCTTTTGCTTAAACATCCCGAAATTACGATCCGGGATATGATTACAACTTACAATAACCTTGGTGCTTTTTACAAAACGATCTACCAGTTTGAGAAAGCACGAGAAACGCTCAAAAAAGGGCTTGATATAACACCGGAAGAAGATTTTCGCCGAAGATCTGTCCTGCTTTACACCTTAGCTACCGTTGAAGAACGAGACTCCAACTACACCGAAGCCCTCGATTATCTAAAAGAGAGTATAGCGTTTGCCAAAAAAGGGAATTTCACGGCTGATATGCCCAATATTTACGATGTCATGGGCCAGTCGTATTTAATGCTAAAATCTCGTGAAGCTGCCAAAGAGCATTTCCAGTTGGCATTGGACATTTTAAATACGACCAATCCCAATCCCAATGTAAAAGTTGGTGTTTTGGCCCACCAGGGTGAGTTTTTTTTCCAGGAAGGCCGATATTTTGAAGCCATCGCAAATAGCGAGGAAGCTTTCTCGATCGTAAATGCCAATGATAATATTGATAAGGAAAACATACGCGATGCCCACGATATATATGCCAAAGCAGCCGAAGCACTGGGAGATTTCAAGCTGGCCGTATTTCATCTCAAAGCGTATTCCAAACTCATCAAAGAAATAGAAAGCATTGAGCATAAGAAACAGTATGTAGGGCTACAAGCCATCCATGATGTTCAATTTGCAGAACAAAGGCACCAGCAAGAACTTCTTGAGTTAGAGTTGGCGCTTTCAAAAAAATGGGTTTTCTGGTTAACAATAGCCGTAATTGTGGCTCTAATTCTTGCATTGCTCTTCGCTATTGCTAAACGGCGAGAAACCAAAGCTAAGAAGAAAGTAATTGTTATAAATGAGGAGCTGGAGTCGAAAAACATTGAACTGGCCAGCTCTAATCAAAAACTGGGACTCGCTAACAGTAAATTGAGCCAATTTTCTTTTGCCACTGGCCATGATCTCAAAGAGTCGCTGCGCAATATTACCAGCTTTACCCAGCTGGCCAGTATTGAACTTGCCGAAAACCCACCCCAGGCACAACTACACTTGCAGGAAGCGGCTACCAGTGGTAAACGGATGCGTAAAATGCTGGATGACTTGCTCCACTACAGCAATCTGGGAGGCAATGATACAGCCATCAGTCGCTTCCCCCTCGACGAGGCCATCAGCAGCGTCAAACAACAACTAAAAACCGAGATCGAAGAGGCCCGCGGGGATGTCATCCTCACTACACCTGCCACGCTCAAAGCCAACCGCACGGAGGTGGAACAAATCTTCTTCAACCTCGTCCACAACGCCATCAATTACCAAGCTCCAGGCAATGAACCACGTATCACCATTAAATTGGAAGAACGTGAAAAGCAGATAATCTTCATGGTTTGTGACAATGGGATCGGTATTCCAGCGGAGCATCAGCATGATATTTTCAAACCATTCTTCCGCTTACATAACCGTAGTAAAAGTGGTTCTGGACTAGGCTTATCCATTTGTAAAACCATCGTTGAAAGTTACGATGGAAAAATTTGGTACGAGGCGGCTGGTGAAAGTGGCTCCTGCTTCTGCTTCACCTTGCCAAAATCTGAACCCAAAGCCCAGCTCAACCCTAACCTATTCATCCCCTAG
- a CDS encoding serpin family protein codes for MKPLAFFFFLLSFSIVCFQCEKTDTPPNPTPPVDFDCADHPSVCELTSANGHFAIDLFKTINEQETEDANIFISPFSISTALSMTLNGANGQTFSDMQTALRTGTIDLSQINEAYQTLLEVLPQLDPATRLKIANSIWHQNEYPVLPSFLATNTDYYASEVHAVDFRNAGIVDEVNDWIENNTEGLITEALSELPPNVVMLLINAIYFKGTWQTEFEPENTQVADFASPTGTVDVDMMHLQEASFRYSSNELFQAIDLPYGDSIYSMTIFLPSEGHTLNEIISELNPANWENWQAQMTPTDVELFLPKFKLEYEIKLKNTLSSMGMENAFSDRADFSQMIDGGGVKIDDVIHKTFVEVNEEGTEAAAVTVVVIVETSVPILPVFRADRPFVFVIHDNKTKSILFMGKIVNPS; via the coding sequence ATGAAACCATTAGCATTCTTCTTTTTCCTCTTATCGTTCAGTATCGTTTGTTTCCAATGTGAAAAAACGGATACGCCTCCTAATCCAACCCCACCCGTAGATTTCGATTGTGCCGATCACCCGAGTGTCTGCGAACTAACATCCGCTAATGGGCACTTTGCTATTGACTTGTTTAAAACCATCAATGAGCAGGAGACAGAAGATGCTAATATTTTCATTTCCCCTTTCAGCATCTCTACTGCCTTATCCATGACCCTCAACGGTGCTAATGGGCAAACCTTCTCGGATATGCAGACAGCTTTGCGGACAGGCACTATTGATTTATCACAAATCAATGAAGCTTACCAAACCTTACTGGAAGTGCTTCCCCAATTGGATCCTGCTACCCGACTCAAAATTGCCAACTCCATCTGGCATCAAAACGAATACCCCGTGCTCCCGTCCTTCTTGGCAACCAATACCGATTATTATGCCAGTGAGGTACATGCGGTAGATTTTAGAAATGCAGGCATTGTCGACGAAGTAAATGACTGGATCGAAAACAATACGGAAGGCTTAATCACAGAGGCGCTCAGTGAACTGCCACCAAACGTTGTGATGTTACTCATCAATGCCATCTATTTCAAGGGCACTTGGCAAACGGAGTTCGAACCCGAAAACACGCAAGTTGCTGATTTCGCTAGTCCAACTGGCACAGTAGACGTAGATATGATGCACCTGCAAGAAGCATCGTTTCGGTACAGCAGCAATGAATTGTTCCAGGCCATTGATTTGCCTTATGGCGATTCGATCTATTCAATGACCATCTTTCTTCCTAGCGAAGGCCATACCTTAAATGAGATCATCAGTGAACTCAATCCAGCAAACTGGGAAAACTGGCAAGCTCAGATGACGCCTACCGATGTTGAGCTTTTCTTACCTAAATTCAAGCTGGAATACGAGATTAAACTGAAAAACACCCTCAGTAGCATGGGCATGGAAAATGCTTTCTCCGACCGTGCAGACTTCTCCCAAATGATCGACGGTGGAGGGGTGAAAATTGATGATGTCATCCACAAAACCTTCGTGGAAGTAAATGAGGAGGGTACGGAAGCAGCGGCGGTAACGGTAGTCGTAATCGTTGAAACCTCTGTACCAATCCTTCCTGTATTCCGCGCGGATAGGCCTTTTGTATTCGTTATTCACGACAACAAGACCAAAAGCATCCTCTTTATGGGTAAAATAGTAAATCCTAGCTAA
- the mqnE gene encoding aminofutalosine synthase MqnE has translation MTTNTGIATLLSDPQLAEKWRVIAQKVAHQERITPAEGLLLFEEAELGYLGILANTIRERRHGDKTYFNRNFHIEPTNVCLYTCTFCSYSRLIKQRSDGWEYSLEEIMDIIKGYDDQPVTEVHIVGGVLPQYDIEFYTNLFKAIKAHRPELHIKALTPVEYHYIFKKGKVSYEEGMRLMKEAGLDSMPGGGAEIFHPEIRDQIAGGKCTGEQWLRIHEIWHELGHRSNATMLYGHIEKYEHRVDHLEQLRQLQDKTGGFQTFIPLKFRNQGNQLSHLAESTVVEDLRNYAISRIYLDNFDHIKAYWPMIGREIAQLSMAYGVDDIDGTIDDTTKIYSMAGSEEQTPALSTEQLVKLIRAVGRKPIERDTLYGVVKDYTDEVFEDDKQFRGYVSLPVVNN, from the coding sequence ATGACTACAAATACAGGAATAGCGACCTTGTTGTCTGATCCCCAACTAGCTGAGAAATGGCGAGTGATTGCCCAAAAAGTAGCCCATCAGGAGCGCATCACTCCAGCGGAAGGACTGCTGTTATTTGAAGAGGCGGAGTTGGGTTATCTAGGAATTCTGGCAAATACCATCCGCGAACGCCGGCATGGTGATAAGACCTACTTCAACCGGAATTTTCACATTGAGCCTACCAATGTCTGTCTGTACACTTGTACTTTTTGTTCTTATTCCCGCTTGATTAAGCAGCGCTCTGATGGTTGGGAATATTCCTTGGAGGAAATAATGGACATCATCAAGGGCTACGATGATCAGCCTGTCACCGAGGTTCATATTGTAGGTGGGGTATTGCCGCAGTATGATATTGAGTTTTATACCAACCTTTTTAAAGCAATCAAAGCCCACCGCCCTGAATTGCACATCAAAGCCCTGACACCAGTAGAATACCACTATATTTTCAAGAAGGGAAAGGTAAGTTACGAAGAGGGGATGCGATTGATGAAAGAAGCCGGTTTAGACTCGATGCCTGGTGGTGGTGCGGAAATTTTTCACCCGGAAATTCGCGATCAAATTGCAGGAGGCAAATGTACCGGTGAGCAATGGTTACGAATCCATGAAATCTGGCACGAACTGGGCCACCGTTCTAATGCCACCATGCTGTATGGTCACATCGAAAAATACGAGCACCGGGTTGATCATCTGGAGCAATTGCGCCAACTGCAAGACAAGACGGGAGGGTTTCAAACATTCATACCCCTGAAATTCCGCAACCAGGGCAACCAATTGTCCCACCTGGCTGAGAGTACGGTAGTGGAGGACCTGCGTAATTATGCCATCAGTCGTATCTATTTGGATAATTTTGATCATATCAAAGCCTACTGGCCAATGATTGGGCGGGAGATCGCTCAGTTGTCTATGGCTTATGGTGTAGACGATATCGACGGCACCATCGATGATACCACCAAAATCTACTCGATGGCTGGTTCGGAAGAACAAACGCCTGCATTGAGCACAGAACAGCTGGTGAAGCTTATCCGCGCTGTTGGGCGTAAACCCATTGAGCGGGATACGCTTTATGGCGTAGTGAAAGATTATACCGACGAAGTATTTGAGGACGATAAGCAGTTCAGAGGGTACGTAAGTCTACCGGTAGTTAACAACTAA
- a CDS encoding SPFH domain-containing protein, whose amino-acid sequence MLPIVPIVAVILLMILLSGIFTVKQQSAALIERFGRFMSVKSSGLQFKIPFVDRVAGRISLKIQQLDVLVETKTKDNVFVKLKVSVQFVVSADKVYEAFYKLENPYEQINAYVFDVVRAEVPKLKLDDVFERKDDIANAIKGELAEAMEGYGYGIVKALVTDIDPDHTVKDAMNRINAAEREKLAAEYEGEAERIRIVAKAKAEAESKRLQGQGIADQRREIARGLEESVEVLNKVGINSQEASALIVVTQHYDTLQSMGENANSNLIMLPNSPAAGSNMLAEMTASFVASQQIGESMKESNEKLKLEKPKQKLHR is encoded by the coding sequence ATGCTTCCGATAGTACCTATTGTTGCCGTCATTTTATTAATGATCTTATTGTCCGGCATCTTCACCGTCAAGCAGCAATCGGCTGCGTTGATCGAGCGGTTTGGCCGCTTTATGAGTGTCAAAAGTTCCGGACTCCAATTTAAAATACCTTTTGTCGACCGCGTAGCAGGCCGGATCAGTCTGAAAATTCAGCAGTTGGACGTATTGGTGGAAACCAAGACCAAAGACAACGTTTTCGTAAAACTGAAGGTCAGTGTCCAATTTGTCGTTTCTGCCGATAAGGTATACGAAGCTTTCTATAAGTTGGAAAACCCTTACGAGCAGATCAACGCCTATGTATTTGACGTCGTTCGTGCCGAAGTGCCTAAGTTGAAATTGGATGATGTCTTTGAACGCAAAGACGATATTGCCAATGCGATCAAAGGCGAATTAGCAGAAGCTATGGAAGGGTATGGTTACGGAATCGTAAAAGCGCTGGTTACGGATATTGACCCTGACCATACCGTAAAAGATGCAATGAACCGCATTAATGCCGCTGAACGCGAAAAACTTGCCGCCGAGTATGAAGGTGAAGCAGAGCGTATCCGGATCGTCGCCAAAGCAAAGGCCGAAGCAGAAAGCAAGCGCCTGCAAGGACAGGGTATTGCCGATCAGCGTCGGGAAATAGCTCGTGGTTTGGAAGAAAGTGTTGAAGTGCTCAATAAAGTTGGCATCAACTCGCAAGAAGCATCGGCTTTGATCGTCGTCACCCAGCATTATGATACCCTGCAATCCATGGGGGAAAATGCCAATAGCAACCTGATTATGCTGCCCAATTCGCCAGCAGCAGGAAGCAACATGCTCGCGGAAATGACGGCCAGCTTTGTGGCCAGTCAGCAAATCGGTGAGTCGATGAAAGAAAGCAACGAGAAGCTGAAGCTGGAAAAACCCAAGCAGAAGCTACATCGCTAA
- the msrA gene encoding peptide-methionine (S)-S-oxide reductase MsrA — protein sequence MNNQFALATLGGGCFWCVEAIFEQVEGVHHVMSGYSGGDKATADYKTVCSGTTKHAEVVQVSFDPEVITYREILEIFFTTHDPTTPNRQGNDVGPQYRSVVFYHDEAQKVVVEDVKANYAPQVWDAPIVTEIAPFEDFFPAEEYHHGYYSKVGERNPYCTFVITPKVSKFRKLFSHKMKTKT from the coding sequence ATGAACAACCAATTCGCTTTAGCAACCCTTGGGGGAGGCTGTTTTTGGTGCGTGGAAGCGATTTTCGAGCAGGTTGAAGGCGTACACCACGTCATGTCAGGATATAGCGGTGGTGATAAAGCCACTGCGGATTATAAAACCGTATGTTCAGGGACAACTAAACATGCAGAAGTTGTTCAAGTGAGTTTTGATCCTGAGGTGATCACCTACCGCGAAATTTTAGAGATTTTCTTCACCACACACGATCCTACTACCCCCAACCGGCAAGGGAACGACGTAGGTCCCCAGTACCGATCAGTGGTTTTTTATCACGATGAAGCCCAAAAGGTTGTCGTAGAAGACGTCAAGGCCAATTATGCGCCACAGGTCTGGGATGCACCGATCGTGACGGAAATTGCGCCTTTTGAGGACTTCTTCCCAGCGGAGGAATACCACCACGGCTACTACAGTAAAGTAGGCGAGCGCAATCCCTACTGCACCTTTGTTATCACGCCGAAAGTCAGTAAATTCCGTAAGCTCTTCAGCCACAAAATGAAGACCAAGACTTAG
- a CDS encoding histidine phosphatase family protein: protein MADKTIYILRHGQTDYNLRGIVQGGGVDTSLNATGQAQAQAFYDKYQHLPFVKVLTSSLKRTHETVAPFLAEGLDWEQHPEINEMGWGDHEGKAATAKSKREYDSVTQAWVQGDYHAAMPNGESAWELQQRLEVFVNHLLERKEELLLVCSHGRAMRGLMCVLKDEPLKYMNNYSHSNTGLWIAKQQGGRFHLTLENDTSHLLVKEGAQWRSKR from the coding sequence ATGGCGGACAAGACGATATATATTCTTCGGCACGGGCAGACGGATTATAATTTAAGAGGGATCGTGCAAGGCGGCGGCGTTGACACATCCCTCAATGCCACTGGTCAAGCCCAGGCACAAGCTTTTTACGATAAGTACCAACATCTGCCTTTTGTCAAGGTGTTGACCTCTAGTTTGAAGCGAACCCATGAAACCGTGGCTCCGTTTCTCGCAGAAGGTTTAGACTGGGAGCAGCATCCAGAAATCAATGAGATGGGATGGGGTGACCACGAAGGCAAAGCCGCAACAGCGAAGAGTAAGCGAGAATATGATAGCGTGACGCAAGCTTGGGTTCAAGGTGATTATCACGCGGCTATGCCCAATGGTGAATCCGCCTGGGAACTACAACAACGGCTGGAGGTATTTGTGAACCACTTACTAGAGCGGAAGGAAGAACTCTTATTGGTGTGTTCACACGGCCGGGCGATGCGTGGATTGATGTGTGTACTTAAGGACGAGCCGCTAAAGTATATGAACAATTACTCCCATTCCAATACCGGGCTATGGATCGCCAAACAGCAAGGAGGAAGGTTTCATTTAACGTTAGAAAATGATACCAGTCATTTGTTGGTGAAAGAAGGGGCACAGTGGCGCAGTAAGCGTTAG
- a CDS encoding menaquinone biosynthetic enzyme MqnA/MqnD family protein → MRKIKITAVSYLNTKPLLYGLLNSPLADQVDLSLDIPSECARKLRDGEVDLALTPVAILPELENWHLVSDYCIGAVGEVKTVNIYSEVPIEEITALYLDHHSRSSVALSRILLRDHWHISPKLLPAQEGYINQIKETTAGVVIGDRTIGLENRFPYVYDLSVAWQSLTGLPFVFAAWVSTTTLPLAFTQAFNQAMEAGIAAIPKLKLLLPSPDPSFDLETYFTSYISYHLDEAKREALHKFLDYVAKLEPLASQIARSSQPV, encoded by the coding sequence ATGAGAAAGATCAAGATTACCGCAGTAAGTTACCTGAACACGAAGCCATTGCTTTACGGTTTACTCAATAGTCCGTTGGCCGACCAGGTGGATCTTTCTTTAGATATTCCTAGTGAATGTGCCCGTAAGCTGCGTGATGGTGAAGTAGATCTGGCGCTCACACCCGTTGCTATTTTACCAGAGTTGGAGAATTGGCACTTGGTCTCAGATTACTGTATTGGTGCAGTAGGCGAGGTGAAGACGGTGAACATTTACAGCGAGGTGCCCATAGAGGAAATCACAGCCTTGTACCTGGATCATCATTCCCGTAGTTCAGTAGCACTTTCGCGGATTCTGTTACGTGATCATTGGCACATCAGCCCCAAACTGTTACCGGCTCAAGAAGGATATATCAATCAGATAAAAGAAACGACTGCAGGTGTCGTTATTGGTGACCGTACCATCGGACTAGAAAATCGTTTTCCTTACGTATACGACTTGAGTGTAGCTTGGCAGTCGCTGACCGGCTTGCCCTTTGTGTTTGCGGCTTGGGTAAGTACTACAACTTTACCGTTGGCTTTTACGCAAGCATTCAACCAAGCAATGGAAGCTGGTATTGCAGCTATTCCTAAATTGAAGTTGTTACTTCCTTCTCCCGATCCTTCTTTTGATTTAGAAACGTATTTTACTTCTTATATTAGCTATCACTTAGATGAAGCTAAACGTGAAGCGTTGCATAAATTTTTAGACTATGTTGCCAAGTTAGAGCCCCTGGCATCACAAATAGCTCGCTCTTCACAACCTGTCTAA